The following are encoded together in the Ovis aries strain OAR_USU_Benz2616 breed Rambouillet chromosome 15, ARS-UI_Ramb_v3.0, whole genome shotgun sequence genome:
- the LOC121816622 gene encoding NFATC2-interacting protein-like translates to MQLMAGIHGFRLGLMTDVDSSFNHILKTVAYKDLVLKRETRCHGGAAEETGPSQRRRRRRRTLDSVLVDLVSDSDEDVLEVATAAAASPTLNPPLEPGGAPRVLVRRRRRLLLDPGEAPAVPVYSEKVKSSLHLIPDNVSLLKLCPPEAEEEADVEDASSPHTVDFPRPSSPWKKKLRSKDGAEKKQMLLAQDTSPLPSPLPRTKSRKHTQALRKLREVNKRLQDLRSCLSPKQSQGQAHLSQEDEVVLVEGPTLPEHPRLLPLKIRCRADLVRLPIRMSEPLKSVVDHMAAHLGVSPSRILLLLGETELSPTATPRTLKLGVADIIDCVVLASSPEAAETSPLLQLRVQGKEKHQTLEVSLPPDSPLKTLMSRYEEAMGLSGHKLSFFFDGTKLSGKELLPVWRPSLDLRRMGCPFGP, encoded by the exons ATGCAGTTGATGGCCGGTATTCATGGATTCAGACTTGGCCTGATGACAGATGTAGATTCAAGCTTCAACCACATCTTGAAGACGGTTGCATA CAAAGACTTGGtattaaaaagagaaaccagGTGCCATGGCGGAGCCGCTGAGGAGACCGGGCCGTCCcagaggcggcggcggcgacgaCGCACCTTGGACTCGGTGCTCGTGGACTTGGTCAGCGACAGCGATGAGGATGTCTTGGAGGTCGCAACTGCGGCGGCGGCGAGTCCCACCCTGAATCCCCCGTTAGAGCCGGGTGGAGCCCCTCGGGTCTTGgtcaggcggcggcggcggctgctgctggATCCTGGGGAGGCACCGGCGGTTCCAGTGTACTCCGAGAAGGTGAAAAGCAGCCTCCATCTTATCCCAGATAACGTGTCCCTCCTGAAATTATGTCCCCCAGAGGCTGAGGAAGAGGCAGATGTGGAAGATGCCAGCAGTCCTCATACAGTGGATTTTCCACGTCCCAGTTCCCCCTGGAAGAAGAAGCTGAGGAGTAAGGATGGAGCAGAGAAGAAACAGATGTTACTGGCTCAGGACACCTCGCCTTTGCCCTCACCTCTGCCACGGACCAAAAGCAGGAAGCATACTCAGGCACTCCGGAAGCTAAGGGAGGTGAACAAGCGTCTCCAAGATCTCCGTTCCTGCCTGAGTCCCAAGCAATCCCAGGGCCAAGCCCACTTGAGCCAAGAGGATGAGGTGGTCCTAGTGGAGGGACCCACTCTCCCAGAGCACCCTCGACTTCTGCCACTCAAAATCCGGTGCCGAGCTGACCTGGTCAGGTTGCCCATCAGAATGTCGGAGCCCCTTAAGAGTGTGGTGGACCACATGGCCGCCCACCTTGGGGTGTCCCCAAGCAGGATCCTCTTGCTGTTGGGAGAGACAGAGCTGTCCCCTACCGCCACCCCCAGGACCCTAAAGCTCGGCGTGGCTGACATCATTGACTGTGTGGTTCTAGCAAGTTCTCCGGAGGCCGCAGAGACGTCGCCACTGCTCCAACTTCGAGTCCAGGGCAAAGAGAAGCACCAGACGCTGGAAGTCTCGCTTCCTCCTGATTCTCCTCTCAAGACCCTCATGTCCCGCTACGAGGAGGCTATGGGACTCTCCGGCCACAAGCTCTCCTTCTTTTTTGATGGGACAAAGCTTTCAGGCAAGGAGCTGCTCCCTGTTTGGAGGCCCAGCCTGGACTTGAGGAGAATGGGCTGCCCCTTTGGCCCGTGA